In the Microcebus murinus isolate Inina chromosome 14, M.murinus_Inina_mat1.0, whole genome shotgun sequence genome, one interval contains:
- the HOGA1 gene encoding 4-hydroxy-2-oxoglutarate aldolase, mitochondrial isoform X2 — MMGPRVWSSVRQGLSKGLARNVRGLASGEGKKVDISGIYPPLTTPFTATAEVDYGKLEENLHKLGTLPFRGFLVQGSTGEFPFLTSSERLEVVSRVRQAMPKDKLLLAGSGCESTQATVEMTVSMAQVGADAALVVTPCYYRGRMSSAALIHHYTKVADLSPIPVVLYSVPANTGLDLPVDAVVTLSQHPNIVGMKDSGGDVTRIGLIVHKTKKQDFQVLAGSAGFLLASYASEGRGAGDQGLGFSVGRGLADVLHLTLGQELWGAYVAWPMSLGLSCASWSDSASRGNGKMPRSCSTASLSRMPR; from the exons ATGATGGGCCCCAGAGTCTGGTCCTCTGTGAGGCAGGGGCTGAGCAAGGGCCTGGCGCGGAATGTGAGGGGCCTGGCctcaggggaggggaagaaggtgGACATCTCGGGCATCTACCCCCCTCTGACCACCCCTTTCACTGCCACCGCAGAGGTGGACTATGGGAAACTGGAAGAGAATCTGCACAAACTGGGCACCCTCCCCTTCCGAG GCTTCCTGGTCCAGGGCTCCACCGGCGAGTTCCCCTTCCTGACCAGCAGCGAGCGCCTGGAGGTGGTGAGCCGCGTGCGCCAGGCCATGCCCAAGGACAAGCTCCTGCTAGCCGGCTCCGGCTGCGAGT cCACTCAAGCCACGGTAGAGATGACCGTTAGCATGGCCCAGGTCGGGGCTGATGCGGCCCTGGTGGTGACCCCCTGCTACTATCGTGGCCGCATGAGCAGTGCAGCCCTCATTCACCACTACACCAAG GTTGCTGACCTCTCCCCAATCCCTGTGGTGCTGTACAGTGTGCCAGCCAACACGGGGCTGGACCTGCCTGTGGATGCGGTGGTCACGCTCTCCCAGCACCCGAATATCGTGGGCATGAAGGACAGCGGTGGTGAT GTGACCAGGATTGGGCTGATTGTTCACAAGACCAAGAAGCAGGATTTCCAGGTGTTGGCTGGATCTGCTGGCTTCCTGTTGGCCAGCTATGCCTCAG AAGGAAGAGGAGCTGGGGACCAGGGTTTGGGATTCTCTGTGGGAAGAGGCCTGGCTGATGTTCTGCATCTTACTCTGGGGCAGGAGCTGTGGGGGGCATATGTGGCCTGGCCAATGTCCTTGGGGCTCAGCTGTGCCAGCTGGAGCGACTCTGCCTCACGGGGCAATGGGAAGATGCCCAGAAGCTGCAGCACCGCCTCATTGAGCCGAATGCCGCG
- the C14H10orf62 gene encoding uncharacterized protein C10orf62 homolog, which produces MLWVQRKRRKAILQTAKNKGESPECHKAENENWIKSHFSRLSEEKLVPNGASTSHNPPQPESGGGEASTTVHMETVTTRQGEVGTALRRESFTSKQKVPGSTVIKETHKESGKSSSSDEATWAAVAACTKEIDTKGRQLANSMLQRATACKKSGHLQSRDINQEELKALEEVEMKLKGSFLNKRENTIAGANHIHTFYGHGHHGHQSHQGHYGHQSHQGHPGQPSHQGHPGQPSHQGHPGQPSQQCHPGQSSHQGHPVYLSHQGHPSHSSHQRHSLPNRSHL; this is translated from the coding sequence ATGCTGTGGgttcagagaaagagaaggaaggcaaTCCTTCAAACTGCAAAAAATAAGGGTGAGTCACCGGAATGCCACAAAGCGGAGAATGAGAACTGGATCAAATCTCACTTTAGCCGCCTTTCCGAAGAGAAGCTGGTCCCCAATGGTGCCAGCACCAGCCACAACCCTCCCCAGCCCGAAAGTGGGGGCGGAGAGGCCAGCACCACCGTTCACATGGAGACCGTCACCACCAGGCAAGGAGAAGTGGGCACTGCTCTGCGCCGGGAATCTTTCACCAGCAAGCAAAAGGTCCCTGGGTCCACGGTGATCAAAGAGACCCACAAGGAGTCTGGAAAATCCTCGTCCTCAGATGAGGCCACGTGGGCTGCCGTGGCTGCCTGCACCAAGGAGATCGACACCAAGGGACGGCAACTGGCTAACTCCATGTTGCAGCGGGCCACGGCTTGCAAGAAGTCAGGCCACCTGCAGTCCAGGGACATCAACCAGGAGGAGTTGAAGGCCCTCGAGGAGGTGGAGATGAAGCTGAAAGGGAGTTTCCTCAACAAGCGGGAAAACACCATAGCTGGTGCCAACCACATACACACTTTCTATGGCCACGGTCACCATGGCCACCAGAGCCACCAGGGTCACTATGGCCACCAGAGTCACCAGGGTCACCCAGGCCAACCGAGCCACCAGGGTCACCCAGGCCAACCGAGCCACCAGGGTCATCCAGGCCAGCCGAGCCAACAGTGTCATCCTGGCCAATCGAGCCACCAGGGTCACCCAGTTTACCTGAGCCACCAGGGTCACCCAAGCCACTCCAGCCACCAGAGGCACAGCCTGCCCAACCGCAGCCACCTATGA
- the ANKRD2 gene encoding ankyrin repeat domain-containing protein 2: MEKAPGRAGVGALAYKAPEALWPAEAVMDGTMEGSEAVQRATALIEERLAQEEESKKLQGGAHQKLPMNLLVLEDEKRHGAQSPALEKVKGQERVRKTSLDLRREIIDVGGIQNLIELRKKRKQKKRDALAASQEPPPEPEEITGPVDEETFLKAAVEGKVKVIEKFLADGGSADTCDEFHRTALHRASLEGHMEILEKLLESGATVDFQDRLDCTAMHWACRGGHLEVVKLLQSRGADTSVRDKLLSTPLHVAVRTGHVEIVEHFLSLGLDINARDREGDSALHDAVRLNRYKIIKLLLLHGADMMCKNLAGKTPTDLVQLWQADTRHALEHPEPAAEQNGLEGPPESGRETPQPVPAQ, translated from the exons ATGGAAAAGGCGCCCGGCCGGGCGGGGGTGGGTGCTCTGGCCTATAAAGCCCCCGAGGCCCTGTGGCCTGCAGAGGCAGTCATGGACGGCACCATGGAGGGCTCCGAGGCGGTGCAGAGAGCCACAGCGCTCATCGAGGAGCGGCTGGCACAGGAAGAGGAGAGCAAG AAACTCCAGGGAGGCGCCCACCAGAAGCTGCCCATGAACTTGCTGGTGCTGGAGGATGAGAAGCGCCACGGGGCCCAGAGTCCAGCATTAGAAAAGGTTAAG GGCCAAGAGCGCGTGCGCAAGACGTCCCTGGACCTGCGGCGCGAGATCATCGACGTGGGCGGGATCCAGAACCTCATCGAGCTGCGGAAAAAACGCAAGCAGAAGAAGCGGGACGCCCTGGCCGCCTCCCAGGAGCCGCCTCCGGAGCCCGAAGAGATC ACCGGCCCTGTGGACGAAGAGACATTCCTGAAAGCGGCTGTGGAGGGGAAGGTGAAGGTCATTGAGAAGTTCCTGGCTGACGGGGGTTCCGCTGACACCTGCGATGAG TTCCACCGGACAGCACTCCACCGAGCCTCCCTGGAGGGCCACATGGAGATTCTGGAGAAGCTTCTGGAGAGTGGGGCCACTGTGGACTTCCAGGATCGG CTGGACTGCACAGCCATGCACTGGGCTTGCCGCGGGGGCCACTTGGAGGTGGTGAAACTCCTGCAAAGCCGAGGAGCAGACACCAGTGTGAGGGATAAG CTGCTGAGCACACCCCTGCACGTGGCGGTCCGGACAGGGCACGTGGAGATCGTGGAGCACTTTCTATCCCTGGGCCTGGACATCAATGCCAGAGACAGA GAAGGGGACAGTGCCCTGCATGATGCTGTGAGACTCAACCGCTACAAAATCATCAAGCTGCTGCTCCTGCATGGGGCTGACATGATGTGCAAGAACCTG GCAGGAAAGACCCCCACGGACCTGGTGCAGCTGTGGCAGGCTGACACCCGGCACGCCCTGGAACATCCAGAGCCTGCGGCAGAGCAGAACGGGCTGGAGGGGCCTCCTGAGAGTGGGCGAGAGACCCCCCAGCCTGTGCCAGCCCAGTGA
- the UBTD1 gene encoding ubiquitin domain-containing protein 1 isoform X2: MGNCVGRQRRERPAAPGHPRKRAGRNEPLKKERLKWKSDYPMTDGQLRSKRDEFWDTAPAFEGRKEIWDALKAAAYAAEANDHELAQAILDGASITLPHGTLCECYDELGNRYQLPIYCLSPPVNLLLEHTEEENLEPPEPTPSVRHEFPLKVRLSTGKDVRLSASLPDTVGQLKRQLHAQEGIEPSWQRWFFSGKLLTDRTRLQETKIQKDFVIQVIINQPPPPQD; the protein is encoded by the exons GCCGCAATGAGCCCCTGAAGAAGGAGCGGCTCAAGTGGAAGAGTGACTACCCCATGACCGACGGGCAGCTGCGGAGCAAGCGAGACGAGTTCTGGGACACGGCGCCCGCCTTCGAGGGCCGCAAGGAGATCTGGGATGCCCTCAAGGCCGCCGCCTACGCTGCCGAGGCCAACGACCACGAGCTGGCCCAGGCCATCCTGGATGGAGCCAGCATCACCCTGCCTCATG GCACCCTCTGTGAATGCTACGACGAGCTGGGCAATCGCTACCAGCTGCCCATCTACTGCCTGTCGCCGCCCGTGAACCTGCTGCTGGAGCACACCGAGGAGGAGAACCTGGAGCCCCCCGAGCCCACCCCCAGCGTGCGCCATGAGTTCCCGCTGAAGGTGCGCCTGTCCACGGGCAAGGACGTGAGGCTCAGCGCCAGCCTGCCTGACACGGTAGGGCAGCTCAAGAGGCAGCTGCACGCCCAAGAGGGCATCGAGCCGTCCTGGCAGCGATGGTTCTTCTCCGGGAAGCTGCTCACAGACCGCACACGGCTCCAGGAGACCAAGATCCAGAAAGATTTTGTCATCCAGGTCATCATCAACCAGCCCCCGCCACCCCAGGACTGA